DNA sequence from the Perca flavescens isolate YP-PL-M2 chromosome 3, PFLA_1.0, whole genome shotgun sequence genome:
TCGGAGAACACATAAGTTTGGTAATTTTTTACCCGCAGGATTCTACAACAAAAATGAACTTGTACGCGAggcgagggggggggggaagaggaagagCATGACAGCTTGTAAATAATGAAAAAGTGGATAAGTTTGGATTAAAgttttattagcaaatatagGTTGCATTTGCTTGGAGTTGGTAATTGCGATTTTCACCCAGCTTTTAGTGTTTTTAGCTCCTCAGATTTGCTAGTTTATGACAAGAACAGTTTGAGTTCTTGCATGTTGAAGAAGCGATGGGACAGTTTGAATTGGACATCCTGCAGTCTTATAAGTAATAGGAAGTCTTGTTGTGACGTGGCAGGGAAATAGAGCATCTGAGGCTTTGGAAATGATTGAAATAGAGAGAGCAGTTATCCCACAACAGAACGGTCCACCATCTATTCTCTGTATTCAAAAGAGAAGCGGCGAGGACGGAGGAGAAAAGGGAGTGGGATGGATTACTGAAGAGCCGCGTGCATCTGTCtcattcctttttatttattctccttgtttgttttcctcatcTCCAacatccccccccacacacacacacacacacatacactccttATTTCTTCTCCCCCATCTTCAACACACTTTCGCTTTGCCCTCTTTCAATTTCttgccccctccctcctcctcctcctcctcctctcttttctcctccctctGCCTCCCAAGGGAAAAGAGATTCTGCCTGCTGCTCGTTAGTGCTCCCAGCCAATCTGCATTTTTAATTAGTAGTTATTGCTTCTGCTTAATATTCAAGTGCTACCCCAGGCCAAATGGGAatccttacaaaaaaaaaaaagcgaggggagagagggaaggaaagagaAACCGGCTGGGTATTGTGTTTCACTCCAGGACCCTGAGAcaaaagccccccccccccccccttcaggGAAAGATTTGGATGGGATTTCTTTTTGGGGGGGAAGCTGGGGTTGGAGGATGGGTCTCAAGTACGATCCAAAGGGTGACATATTTTTATACACATTATAATCTTTTtatctcattttctttttatctcctGAGCCCTGACCTACCTATCCCTCGCTCTCTTCTTCTGCTCCCACTCTTCACCCTACATTTTAAAGAAGTATCTCAACTTCTCTTGGGTTTCTCCTCAGGCTAGGTTAAAGGACACAGATCCTCTCGTCTccagacagagggagggtgggagaagggggtggaggggggggaaagaaagaaacagttgctctctttttcatctttactctcctccctccctccagtaAAATATAGAAGGATTTGACTTGAGGAAACATGAAAGAGGCTTATACCAGAGTCCGCTTTGAacctctccaaaaaaaaaagaactgtttTCCCTCTAAATTTGGGGATCTTCTCTCCAATTTTGATTTATGCAGAAAGGCCTCATTTGTCAAGCAGGCTGAGTCagtgcctcatttgcataaagcgtTCATTTTCTACGTTCTGCTAATTAGCAATTTGCAGCTTAATTGGAGAGTGGCTCTCGGTTAGGAGACAAAGCTATCCACATATAAAAATATCTCCAGATGTATTTTGCGACATGACTGCATCTCTGTTGGCCTTTCAGCTTCCGGAGACCCATTTCTCTATTCTGCTTTGGGTCATACTTTTCCACACATTTTCTCCTTATTTTGTTTCTCCacaccagaccctcctcttcatctttcATTCATTTGAGTCCATATGAATGTGCCTTTGGTATAGTTGACTTTTGTCATGCTGATACTCGTGTTTCTGGTCaatttttataactttataacgtcttttttttaagtcattgttttgatttttgaCCGACAACTTTACTCTCATTGAATTATTTTCACAcccagcaggcagctgttgtcagcaaaaaaagctctaaaaacacACTAGACACTACCTGCTCAACACCAaacggcagacagacacagtaagagactagctggtgaatatGTAACATGTAACCGCTAAAGACTATGATATTTTCCTGACTATAAAACCGAGCTAAAAGAGTACAATATTACTTACATTcgtcaggtggacacaaacgcaactccaaatgaatgttgATGTTGCTTCGTATCTACTGGATGtgtaaaaacttttaaaaaggcaaatgtaataaacttttaacAATCTGTTAGATGTTGCGTTCACAGATTGTTTCTCCTGCCCCccaaagtgaccaaaaaaatcaCTTATTGCAGGTTTAACCTTTATGAATTTACCTCATTGGTTCACTCCTAGCGGAAATCAAGACCTGTCAAAAGAGCAAGACATATTTCCTATAACCTTCTATTCTTTACTAACAACCATTACTCAAAATTGCTAACTCAATGCTGTCATTTTGTTTTCCAGTGTCTGAGGAGCCTTCCTACTTCACCTGCCAGCAGTGTGAAGGCGTGTTTCCATCTGCATGGCTGCTCTTACAGCACGCTCAGCACGCGCACTCCTTCAGCATCTACCAAGAGGACGAGGAGGATGACACAGAcatgagaggaggaagaggaagaggcctTAAAGAGCACAAGGCTGCTGCAGCCACTCTAGACCCTCGCCACCTGAGCCAAGCTCTTGCTTCTGCCTTTCAGCCCTCCCTGCGCCTCAGTCGCTCCCGCCAGACACACACCGCCTCCTCTTTCAGTAACAGGCAGGCTCTGAACTTTTCAGTGCGGCTCAGGGAGCTCGCAGAGGGGAATAACGACCCCACCGGCAGCTCCCCCGGAGGCCTGGTGCTGTCTCCGTCCTCCTCGCCACCAGCAGCTTCTCCCTTTCCTCAGACCAGCGCCCTCCAGGCTGACTTCCACTGCGAGCTGTGTGACCAGAACTTCCAGTCCCTGCGTGCCCTGTCCGCCCACCGCCGGACTCACTCGTGCGACAGGCCCTATCACTGCGGAGTGTGCGGACAGGCCTTTGCCCAGAGCGGCCAGCTGGCACGGCACATAAGGAGCCATCACAGGGAGGCTGGAGGTGGAGGAAGTGGATACGAGTCGGTGGAGATGGTCGTGATGGAGGAGGATGTGGGGAGGCAGGGGATGAGAGGGAGGTTTCAAATGCAGCCAGGTGGAATCCTCATGGGAAAGGGAATGGTCGGGGCAGAAGCGAGAGCCCAGGGTCCCTCAGAGTTAGACCTGACCCTGCCCAAACACCCGTCCATAGCTTCAGGCCTGATGCTGCTGACCTCGCAGGTTAGACCGGCAGACGGGGAGCTGCTGAGGCCATATCGGTGCcagagagaagggggagagggaggggaggaggaggcagaggggCAGGGGGAGCCTCGGCACACCTCGCCCTGCGCCAGCCCCTCTGAAGGCTCCCTGGAGAGCGGAGAGACAGGGGGCAGCGGCGAGAGCGGTATCGCTAGTGGCAACTGCACGCCCAAACGGCCAGAGATGGGGGACAGAGTGCGAGGAGTCGGAGAGTGGGCGAACGAGGGAGGAGAGATCATGGAGAGGGAGACGGAGTGGAGCTCAGCCAACGTCAGCGAGGTTGTGCAGGAGTGGCAGAGGGAGAACGAGTGGAGGAGTCTAGGAGGAGGTGTCAGCGGCggaggaaacaacaacaacaatactaCTGTCGGCTCAGctggaaagaagaagaaagacgaAGCGTGTGAATACTGTGGTAAACAGTTCAGGAACAGCAGCAACCTTACTGTGCACCGCCGCAGCCACACAGGTGAACGGCCATACCGCTGTGGCCTCTGCAACTACGCCTGCGCTCAGAGCTCAAAGTTAACGCGCCACATGAAGACCCACGGCGCGCAGGGAGCCAAGGCTTCCTTTTTGTGTCAGCTGTGCACGGTACCCTTCACCGTTTACGCCACTCTGGAGAAACACCTGAAGAAAGTTCACGGCCTGAGCCACGCCAGCGTGGGAGCGTACGCACAGGCCAGCGCTGCAGACACTTTGGCTGCCATAAAAGCTGGTGGAGAAGCCGCAGTGGTGGTGAaaatggaggaggaggatgccAGTTTGGATCAGATAGAAATGGAGAGCAAAATTCCGAGTGATGCGGCGAAAAGcatggaggtggaggaggggcAAAGCCAAGCGGAGTATGTGGAGAGCACGGGGAGTCCAGCCGTAGTGGCTGATCTCCCAGCCGAGAGCAACGCGGAGGTGAGCTTAGCTTTAGCTTCTGCGCCATGAGAGCTGCTCTCATTCACTAATTGACATTAAAATAGCACTGTATAGGATTTAAGTTGCCCATTCAAATAAAAAGAATTTGCCCCATCATTGAACAGACGTCAAGTTAAACTGaaatatagtttaaaaaaaaaagaggaaaaaacagaaagaagctGCAGCAGTCCCGTCCTCTTAGCCAGCGCCGAGGCACACAGCAGCCACGTTGTTCATGATTGTATGCGAAGCTGCTGGTTGAAACTAAGTGCCTACAGTTCTTTAAACCACAGAGCAAAAAAACAAGGCCATGACATTCAGCAGGGAGATTACCAGAGCTCTTGAACAGGAAGTGAACCGCCACagtccacacagacacaggaaaCTGATCACCATGTTGCAGTGCAGGATGCAAAAGACGAGTGATTTAGGTCTCTGGCGACCCACTGGACAGGTGGAGACAGATATTAACTGTCAGATGATACAGGGATTATATTGAATATCAAAAAGCCTAGCAAATATCTTTCCAGTGTCGGCAGACAGAGAGGGGTCACATTGTGTTTCCAAGCTGTTGCTGGTTTTCTTTTGAGAAGACCTTTTAAAGACTAAAGATGTTTGACTCGAGGGTGAAATGAATCCAAACACTGTCTGCCTGCAGTTTCTCAGACTCCTCTTTTTAAAGGCGCTTGGTTGTCACAACACTTAGCGTAATGTTTACAGGGCTCACGGGGCCTGGCAAGGTTGTGCTCCTGACTTTGtgacagtatgtatgtatgattttctgttttctaatTTTATAAATGTGAATAGGAAGACTTTAAAATCTCATCTACTATATTCATGATTTGTTTCTATGCATAAAAAAGCAGCAATTTTACCTACATGTGAAACGggtgtttattatttttctctttttgtacttattattattattattattattattattattattattgtgctGATAATTTCTCTCTTTCATTGTTTACATTTGTAAAGTGCCGGACTGCTTGAAGCTCATGCATGTTTTGCAGCCATTTGAAACTGTTCTTTTCCCTGTTGCCTGTGTTTGAATTATTCCTAATTTATGGATTCTGCATGTCGGTAATTGTGTAAAGCCTGAACTACAGGGTTGAGAGATGCGGGAGTAGCtagttgattggtggagttTTGTGAGAAGCACTTGGCTGAGTTtgcgtgaatgtgtgtgtttgtgtgtacaaatTTGGGGCGGGGGGGGGCGAGAGAGATTCTCAGGTGACACTTTTACTTGAACCCTGTCTGTGATCTTGTTTCCAGACTCCAGAGCATGACTTGGCAGGTTATAATCGCTGTGTCGTGCTCCTGGCAGGTGTGTCGCTGACGAGGATTTAAGAAACGCAATAAAAAGATTGTTAATATTTGAGCTCAACACCCAGGGCATAGCCAGGGCTGTGTATGAACACAGGATtttgtcaacacacacacacagagcagtcaGCTAGCGGGCTGTGAGGAGAGATTCCCTGAATTTGACAGTGTATCGAATTAGAATCGCAGACTCTTTTTAAGCGAGAGGAAACATGCTCTCAAAGTAGAGTGCTGCCAATGTTTTTGTGACTACTGTGATGACTTTGTGTGACCATATCTGATTTCTACTTGCATTCATGTCAGGGAAAAcaaattattgtgtgtgtgttgtgtaatgaATGATTGGGAATGAGTGCAGTGTAACTGTTCAGGGATAATATTGTGTCCATAGATTGACATTCTTGCTGTTGCTAtatgtattattgttattattaatattaactgCCACCACTCTTCCTATTATCGTCTCCTTTCAGCTGAACACTGGCTATTGTGAAGCTCCGCTGTCTTTGTAAACTTGACACCATATTGTAATTCACCTTCTCATGAGAAGCCTCAATAAAGAATTGAGGtgaaatattgtgtgtgtgtgtgtgtgtgtgtgtgtgtgtgtgtgtgtgtgtgtgtgtgtgtgtgtgtgtgtgtgagagatgggACACAGGCGACAAGGGTTTCTCAGGATACAAAATTGAGGAGGGGCAGTTTGGTTATTGTTTGTGGGCATGTTAGGAGGCAGAGCAGGGTGGCTAAGTGTCAAGGGGTTGGGATAATTGCTGACTCTATGTTAAGGGCATTAAAAACCTCTGCACCAGCATCTCTGGCCCtaacccccccgcccccccacaTTTTCTAATGAAAATGAAGTTCTATGATCCCTCTAGCTCATTAACAGCAGGTCTTTTAATGAGCTTTCAATAGGGTCGGGGCTGGGTAGATGAAGAGGAGTGGGGTTGGATGGTGGAGGGGGGGGTTATTGCCCCAGATGCACACACGCCCACTCCTACCAAATTACCATTGTATTATAGAGAATAAGAAGGAAGTGAAGACCAAAGCCCCTCAGACCCAGAGGATGTCAGTTTCTCTCCATagagacagaaaaaacaagGTGGGAGGACAGTTACAGGTGACATCCTCCGTCTCTCCCTCTGGTAAACCTCCCGGTCTGTTGGCCGCCACAGCGAGCGCCATTTGGTGCTCGTATGGAACCAATTATGTAAGGTAAGGTGATACACAGTAGAACACAGAACAGTAGCCCCTACAGCAAGTGGATATCTTTTCCACGTCCCACAGTGCCCTTTGTCTTCCTGCAGTCCACACCTCTCTGAGCCACTGTCAAACCAGGACAGTGTCAGCACCCGAAACCAGCCTATCGCAACATAAGGAGTTTATAATGTCTGCCAACGGTTGAGTGAGGCTGCCgctatgtgtgtttttctgaccAGTGACTGCCCTTGGGCAATAGTAACGTGGACTTTGAGATCTAATAGTTGTCTCAGCTCCACAGAGAAAGCTTTTGTTGGTCTGGAAGTTGGGAGAGGTCGCTGCAGGACAGAAACACAACCAACACTGTAAGAGGGGATTTTAACATTGATGGGAGGAGAATATGCATTACAGTTGGTCATTGTAACATTGTAaggcatttttaaatgttttgctgTGCTTTTAGCTTCTTGAGGGCTGCACAACTGATTTACACACAACTTATTAGGCtgttgaatttgaaaaaaaaacactgaatgcaCCTATGTGTTCATATAGCCCAGATGTTAGAAAAGAAGGACTCGTTTATATTTTTATTCAGTTAACTtatcaaatacatacatatcaaAGTCCATAGATGTTATTTTCCAGGAGTGAGATTTTATTTCTCCACATTTCAAGGGATGCAATACTGGTGGCAAAATGCTATCACCTAGTACATtacatacacagaaaaaaatataagtaTACTCTCAACTTAAAACTTTGAAATCAGTCAAAGAAATTAGGGGA
Encoded proteins:
- the znf296 gene encoding zinc finger protein 296, with protein sequence MLLTLNQISCPVQMPLTWRMAPLHQTSGLLLLLLLLLLPPQVQAPGEDGDLLTCGQCSQAFPLAHILAFIQHKQGDCSSRNQAPNVNATPPSPANRSQLRVANGELGPGFIELRRGGRACGEEHGVKLKPEHSKAVSEEPSYFTCQQCEGVFPSAWLLLQHAQHAHSFSIYQEDEEDDTDMRGGRGRGLKEHKAAAATLDPRHLSQALASAFQPSLRLSRSRQTHTASSFSNRQALNFSVRLRELAEGNNDPTGSSPGGLVLSPSSSPPAASPFPQTSALQADFHCELCDQNFQSLRALSAHRRTHSCDRPYHCGVCGQAFAQSGQLARHIRSHHREAGGGGSGYESVEMVVMEEDVGRQGMRGRFQMQPGGILMGKGMVGAEARAQGPSELDLTLPKHPSIASGLMLLTSQVRPADGELLRPYRCQREGGEGGEEEAEGQGEPRHTSPCASPSEGSLESGETGGSGESGIASGNCTPKRPEMGDRVRGVGEWANEGGEIMERETEWSSANVSEVVQEWQRENEWRSLGGGVSGGGNNNNNTTVGSAGKKKKDEACEYCGKQFRNSSNLTVHRRSHTGERPYRCGLCNYACAQSSKLTRHMKTHGAQGAKASFLCQLCTVPFTVYATLEKHLKKVHGLSHASVGAYAQASAADTLAAIKAGGEAAVVVKMEEEDASLDQIEMESKIPSDAAKSMEVEEGQSQAEYVESTGSPAVVADLPAESNAEVSLALASAP